CCGTCGGAGTGTGCGGGCTGATCACGCCTTGGAACTGGCCCATCAACCAGATCGCCTGCAAGATCGCGCCGGCGCTGGCGGCGGGCTGCACGATCGTGCTGAAGCCGACCGAGGTCGCGCCGCTGAACGCCATCCTGCTCGCGCAGATCCTGCACGAGGCGGGCGTGCCCAAGGGCGTGTTCAACCTGGTGAACGGCGACGGCCCGACCGTGGGCGCCGCGATGTCGAGTCACCCGGGCATCGACATGATGTCGTTCACCGGCTCGACCCGCGCGGGCGTCCAGGTCGCGATCAACGCGGCACCGACCGTGAAGCGCGTGACTCAGGAGCTCGGCGGCAAGTCGGCGAACATCCTGCTCGACGACGCCGACTTCGCGACCGCGGTCGCGGGCGGCGTGCAGAACTGCTTCATGAACAGCGGTCAGTCGTGCAACGCGCCGACCCGCATGCTCGTGCCGCAGTCACGCCACGCCGAGGCGCTGCAGATCGCCAAGGCCACGGCCGAGAGCATCAAGGTCGGCGACCCGTTCGCGGGCGGCAACGGCCTGAACCTCGGACCGGTGGTGAGCAAG
The sequence above is drawn from the Myxococcota bacterium genome and encodes:
- a CDS encoding aldehyde dehydrogenase family protein; amino-acid sequence: MQDHLNFYIDGAWVPPVKPGNTREVVNPATEKPIARISMGSAEDVDKAVKAARRAFESYSRTTREERIALMQKIMAAYQAKYDEMAKTISSEMGAPIWLSKAAQAAMFLAHFGQAIEVLKSFEFEEKRGKTQILREPVGVCGLITPWNWPINQIACKIAPALAAGCTIVLKPTEVAPLNAILLAQILHEAGVPKGVFNLVNGDGPTVGAAMSSHPGIDMMSFTGSTRAGVQVAINAAPTVKRVTQELGGKSANILLDDADFATAVAGGVQNCFMNSGQSCNAPTRMLVPQSRHAEALQIAKATAESIKVGDPFAGGNGLNLGPVVSKVQFDKIQGLIQKGIDEGATLVTGGVGRPEGLKEGYYVKPTVFGNV